A single Cnuibacter physcomitrellae DNA region contains:
- a CDS encoding sugar ABC transporter ATP-binding protein produces the protein MTDAQTGAATTSVAAPVASPPSGTPADAARAGTSPSDTVPTDALLVATDLVKSYGPVKAVQGVTFHCMPGEVLALVGENGAGKSTVAKMLAGAVTPTSGAITVSGAPLASGSVRQSRQSGVRCAFQELALVPDWTVAENLSLPDGAPLRGFSQKKAVRAARELLDALHLPQIDPRAAVGSLSLADRQLVEIARALAGAPTLLILDEASSALTPPGVAWLFERIRELTAQGGSVIYVSHRLGEIAEIADRGTVLRDGRVAGEFVRGGWTDDQLISMMAGREAERFFPAPPPRTSDAVALSVENLRAEGLRSVSLEVGAGEILGVGGLQGHGQAELLRALFGASPAQADSWTVGGRRIRRTTPVRSVARGLGYVPEDRKKEGLALEMSVGENLLAPWFRWWQLGGRPRLSKERGWISGILSVLSVRTRGPLELAGSLSGGNQQKLVFGRWMNRDRTVILLHDPTRGIDVRAKQELYGAIVDLAEQGVGILWFSTEVEELVHVCHRVVVLYQGRVADELTGDRLTPDAVVGAAVTGSSAAIRGGAVA, from the coding sequence GTGACAGACGCACAGACGGGCGCGGCGACCACCTCGGTCGCGGCGCCCGTCGCCTCCCCTCCCTCCGGCACCCCCGCCGACGCGGCGCGCGCCGGGACCTCGCCCTCCGACACCGTCCCCACCGACGCCCTGCTCGTCGCGACCGACCTGGTCAAGAGCTACGGACCCGTCAAGGCGGTGCAGGGGGTCACCTTCCACTGCATGCCCGGCGAAGTGCTCGCCCTCGTCGGAGAGAACGGCGCCGGCAAGAGCACGGTGGCGAAGATGCTCGCGGGCGCGGTGACGCCCACCTCGGGTGCCATCACCGTCTCCGGGGCCCCTCTCGCCTCGGGCAGCGTGCGTCAGTCGCGGCAGTCCGGCGTCCGATGCGCGTTCCAGGAGCTGGCCCTCGTGCCCGACTGGACCGTCGCGGAGAACCTCAGCCTCCCCGACGGCGCTCCGCTCCGCGGCTTCTCGCAGAAGAAGGCGGTGCGGGCGGCGCGCGAGCTGCTCGACGCCCTGCACCTCCCGCAGATCGACCCGCGGGCCGCGGTCGGCTCGCTCTCGCTGGCCGACCGGCAGCTCGTCGAGATCGCCCGGGCGCTCGCCGGCGCACCGACGCTGCTCATCCTCGACGAGGCGTCGTCGGCGCTCACCCCGCCGGGTGTGGCCTGGCTGTTCGAGCGCATCCGCGAGCTCACCGCGCAGGGCGGGAGTGTCATCTACGTGTCGCACCGGCTCGGCGAGATCGCCGAGATCGCCGACCGCGGCACCGTCCTCCGCGACGGGCGGGTCGCGGGAGAGTTCGTCCGCGGCGGATGGACCGACGACCAGCTCATCTCGATGATGGCCGGCCGCGAGGCCGAACGCTTCTTCCCCGCACCGCCGCCTCGCACCTCGGATGCAGTGGCCCTGTCGGTCGAGAACCTCCGGGCCGAGGGCCTCCGCAGCGTCTCGCTCGAGGTGGGCGCGGGCGAGATCCTCGGCGTCGGCGGGCTGCAGGGCCACGGTCAGGCCGAGCTCCTGCGCGCGCTGTTCGGGGCGAGCCCCGCTCAGGCCGACTCGTGGACCGTGGGCGGCCGGCGCATCCGCCGCACCACCCCGGTGCGCTCGGTCGCCCGCGGACTCGGATACGTGCCCGAGGACCGCAAGAAGGAGGGCCTGGCGCTCGAGATGAGCGTCGGCGAGAACCTCCTGGCGCCGTGGTTCCGGTGGTGGCAGCTCGGCGGTCGGCCCCGTCTGTCGAAGGAGAGGGGCTGGATCTCCGGCATCCTCTCCGTCCTGTCGGTCCGCACCCGCGGACCGCTCGAGCTGGCGGGCTCGCTGTCCGGCGGCAACCAGCAGAAGCTCGTGTTCGGTCGCTGGATGAACCGCGACCGCACCGTCATCCTCCTGCACGACCCCACGCGAGGCATCGACGTGCGGGCCAAGCAGGAGCTCTATGGAGCGATCGTCGACCTCGCGGAGCAGGGCGTCGGCATCCTCTGGTTCTCGACCGAGGTGGAGGAGCTCGTGCACGTGTGCCATCGAGTCGTCGTGCTGTACCAGGGCCGCGTCGCCGACGAGCTGACCGGCGACCGGCTGACCCCGGATGCGGTGGTCGGCGCCGCCGTCACCGGATCGAGCGCGGCGATCAGGGGCGGAGCCGTCGCATGA
- a CDS encoding ABC transporter permease yields MSAVTPPVSRFGFLNGTGITRLRREGAIAPIGAFVIFFVVYVAINPSLLTRFQLQTAANLVVPLALVALGQLIIVLVGGIDISIGAIMSLSNVVFAVQMETMPVPVAILIGLATGLACGLFNGLLVAYGGFPAIAVTLASAFIFGSLSREVLDAPGGGITKEFYLATSGELLPFLPISLVWLAVVAVLLWLLLQRTALGRHIYGVGSNMESVRAAGLNARLTKLIAFGLSGVLVSIGAILLAGSTVTGDPRSGDPYLLSSIAAVALSGAAFTGGRGSIIGTILAACTLGLIGNLLFFAGINSYWQYVISALIIVAVVGIPVVWRRVAFAVKGARS; encoded by the coding sequence ATGAGCGCCGTCACTCCCCCGGTCTCGCGGTTCGGGTTCCTGAACGGCACCGGCATCACCCGGCTCCGCCGCGAAGGCGCGATCGCCCCGATCGGCGCGTTCGTGATCTTCTTCGTGGTCTATGTGGCGATCAACCCGTCGCTGCTCACCCGGTTCCAGCTGCAGACCGCGGCGAACCTCGTCGTGCCGCTCGCGCTCGTCGCCCTCGGGCAGCTCATCATCGTGCTCGTCGGCGGCATCGACATCTCCATCGGCGCGATCATGAGCCTGTCGAACGTCGTGTTCGCCGTGCAGATGGAGACCATGCCCGTGCCGGTCGCGATCCTCATCGGACTCGCCACGGGCCTCGCGTGCGGACTCTTCAACGGGCTGCTCGTGGCGTACGGCGGGTTCCCCGCCATCGCGGTGACGCTGGCCTCGGCGTTCATCTTCGGCTCTCTCTCGCGCGAGGTGCTCGACGCCCCCGGCGGCGGCATCACCAAGGAGTTCTACCTCGCCACCTCGGGCGAGCTGCTGCCGTTCCTGCCGATCTCCCTGGTCTGGCTCGCCGTCGTGGCCGTGCTGCTCTGGCTGCTGCTGCAGCGCACGGCGCTCGGCCGCCACATCTACGGCGTCGGGTCGAACATGGAGAGCGTCCGCGCCGCCGGCCTGAACGCGCGGCTGACGAAGCTCATCGCGTTCGGGCTCTCGGGCGTGCTCGTGTCGATCGGCGCGATCCTCCTCGCCGGGTCGACCGTCACCGGCGACCCGCGCTCCGGCGATCCGTACCTGCTGTCGTCGATCGCCGCCGTCGCTCTCTCCGGTGCGGCCTTCACCGGCGGGCGCGGGTCGATCATCGGCACCATCCTCGCCGCCTGCACGCTCGGCCTCATCGGCAACCTGCTGTTCTTCGCCGGCATCAACTCGTACTGGCAGTACGTCATCTCGGCGCTCATCATCGTCGCGGTCGTCGGGATCCCCGTCGTCTGGCGCCGGGTGGCGTTCGCCGTGAAGGGAGCCCGATCATGA